From the genome of Flavobacteriales bacterium:
TCTACGCCATTGAAAATAGACTTTCTGAAGGGCAGATAGTGATACTGACTGCGTTCGAAATAAAGATCCCATCCATGTAATCTACAGAAAGCAGTAATGGTCGGATTCTCGTTTTTCAAGTGCGAAATCGCCAAAGCAGCATCATCTGTCCAATAGCTGTAGAGGAAAATCTCCTCATTTTTTGCAAAGTCAACTTTCGCTAGGATCTGCGCTTGCATTTTCAATGCGCGTATCCGAGAAACCAATAAGGTCTTAATTTTTCCGAGGCTCAAAGAGCCGTGAAAATCGTCTGTAATGGTGTTGAGTTCACTTCTCACTTCTGCATCGAACACCAAACGCCAAACTGAAAACAACTTTTGTAGAAAGGTTGGATCCGATTGAAGCTCAATCAGCGATACCGTTTCAGACACTTCAAATTGCTTTGTATTGTCCACTTTACCAGTTGTGCAAATGCTGATCTTGGAAAAATGATGCTTCAAAAAGTCCAATTCCACTTCGAGAAATGGCTCGCCAAATCCGTAAGGGAAATTGCTGCACACAATAACTAGATGTCGATTCGATGCACTCACATCGCTAATTACTGCATAATTGATGTATTCGAGACGGACCAAGCAAATTGAAGTGCATTGCGTATCATTGGAATCAAGAATCTGAACACATGTGCGGCATAGCAGGCATCTATCATCCAAAAGGCGTTGATCAAGAAACGGTGAAACTGATGACCGATGCCATTTCGCACCGCGGACCAGATGCCGAAGGTTTTTTTGTGGATGGGAATTTTGGTCTCGGGCACCGGAGATTGAGCATCATCGACCTCAGCACAGCCGCCAATCAACCCATGCAATCGAGTTGCGGGCGCTATTGGATGGTGTTCAATGGCGAGGTTTACAACTACCGCGAAATTGCCAAAGACTTGGACGTTCGTCTCAAAACCACTGGCGATTCGGAGGTGATTTTAGAAGCGTTTGCAAAATGGGGACCGCAAATGGTCACCAAACTGAACGGAATGTTCACCATTGCCATTTTCGACACGACCGAAAAGAAATTGTTTCTTTTCCGCGATCGGCTTGGCATCAAACCTCTTTTCGTTTATCAAAACGATGGAGTTCTCGCATTCGCATCTGAACTGAAGGCAATTGTTGCGCTGAAAAACCAATTGAAACTGACGGTTAATCAAGCTGCCATTCCGTACTTCTTGCATCTCGGCTACATTCCGCAACCATTGTCCATTTACAATGAAGTAGAGAAATTTCCTTCGGGAAGTTGGGCTGTAGCGGATGGCAATTCTTTTCGAGTTGAAGAATACTGGAATCCTGAAACGAAGATCACATCAAATCTTATTACCGATGAGCGGGAAGCGAAACAGCGGCTTTCGAAATTGCTGCAAGATTCCGTAAGCAGAAGGTTGGTTTCGGATGTTCCTTTTGGAACTTTCCTAAGTGGTGGAATCGATTCAAGCTTGGTAACCGCGTTGGCGCAGAAAGCATCTTCCGAAAAACTGAAGACATTCTCCATTGGTTTTGATGATGTCAAGCACGATGAATCGGGTTTTGCACGAAAGGTTTCGGAGCACCTCGGAACAGAACATCACGAATATCGGTTAACCGAAAAAGATGCGTTGGAACTGATAACCGAGATCATTCCGCAGTACGATGAGCCATATGCAGATTCATCGGCCATTCCAACCATGTTGGTTTCAAAGATGGCGCGTCAAGAAGTAACCATGACACTTTCTGGCGATG
Proteins encoded in this window:
- the asnB gene encoding asparagine synthase (glutamine-hydrolyzing); amino-acid sequence: MCGIAGIYHPKGVDQETVKLMTDAISHRGPDAEGFFVDGNFGLGHRRLSIIDLSTAANQPMQSSCGRYWMVFNGEVYNYREIAKDLDVRLKTTGDSEVILEAFAKWGPQMVTKLNGMFTIAIFDTTEKKLFLFRDRLGIKPLFVYQNDGVLAFASELKAIVALKNQLKLTVNQAAIPYFLHLGYIPQPLSIYNEVEKFPSGSWAVADGNSFRVEEYWNPETKITSNLITDEREAKQRLSKLLQDSVSRRLVSDVPFGTFLSGGIDSSLVTALAQKASSEKLKTFSIGFDDVKHDESGFARKVSEHLGTEHHEYRLTEKDALELITEIIPQYDEPYADSSAIPTMLVSKMARQEVTMTLSGDGGDELFHGYGMYNWAQRLANPAVKAYSWSLSKALSFGDDRYKRIAKVLDHSKSDQLHSHIFSQEQYMFSGSEIQNLLVDNSKTDFSILDMKVSLARNLSPAEFQALFDIEFYLKDDLLTKVDRASMKYSLETRVPILDHTVVEFALNLDPKLKVKDGVAKYLLKQVLYDHVPKELFDRPKWGFSIPLDKWLKNELSYLVDEYLNEKVVTEIDVVKWSEVRILLTKWNGGQNHLYNRIWLLILLHQWFTDIHLADRQV